Proteins from a single region of Streptomyces glaucescens:
- a CDS encoding TIM barrel protein produces the protein MGFADQRFNVNLSILFTELPLLERPAAAAAAGFTAVELWWPWIDSPVPGQSELDALKKAIEDAGVRLTGLNFYAGRLPGPDRGALSVPGEESERFRANIDVAAGFAASLGCTALNALYGNRVEGVDPAEQDALALENLALAARAADRIGAILLIEALNRPESPLYPLVSAPAAVGVVDRVNEATGLGNAKFLMDLYHLSMNGEDLPSVIERYAARTGHVQIADNPGRGAPGTGTLPLEELLDQLEKAGYDGWVGLEYKPGDRPSADAFDWLPAEARAAR, from the coding sequence ATGGGATTCGCAGACCAGCGCTTCAACGTCAACCTGTCGATCCTCTTCACGGAACTCCCCCTCCTGGAGCGCCCGGCGGCCGCCGCCGCGGCCGGCTTCACGGCGGTCGAGCTGTGGTGGCCCTGGATCGACTCGCCCGTCCCCGGGCAGTCCGAACTGGACGCGCTGAAGAAGGCGATCGAGGACGCGGGCGTACGGCTCACCGGCCTCAACTTCTACGCCGGGCGGCTGCCGGGCCCGGACCGCGGCGCCCTGTCGGTCCCGGGCGAGGAGTCCGAGCGGTTCCGCGCCAACATCGACGTGGCCGCCGGCTTCGCCGCCTCCCTCGGCTGCACGGCGCTCAACGCGCTCTACGGCAACCGCGTCGAGGGCGTCGACCCGGCCGAGCAGGACGCCCTGGCCCTGGAGAACCTGGCGCTCGCGGCCCGGGCCGCCGACCGCATCGGCGCGATCCTGCTGATCGAGGCGCTGAACCGGCCGGAGTCGCCGCTGTACCCGCTGGTGAGCGCGCCCGCGGCGGTCGGCGTCGTCGACAGGGTCAACGAGGCGACGGGGCTCGGCAACGCCAAGTTCCTCATGGACCTCTACCACCTGTCCATGAACGGCGAGGACCTGCCGTCGGTGATCGAGCGGTACGCCGCCAGGACCGGCCACGTGCAGATCGCCGACAACCCCGGCCGCGGCGCCCCCGGCACCGGCACCCTCCCGCTGGAGGAGCTGCTGGACCAGCTCGAGAAGGCCGGTTACGACGGCTGGGTCGGCCTGGAGTACAAGCCGGGCGACCGCCCCAGCGCGGATGCCTTCGACTGGCTGCCCGCCGAGGCCCGCGCCGCCCGCTGA
- a CDS encoding thiamine-binding protein, with protein MRLRVEFTTEPFDLDEAPAHALVAREVIEAAGLDEVDVGPFGNTAEGGADRVLTAVDALLRKALQAGATRVSLQVNVVGEGER; from the coding sequence GTGCGACTGCGAGTGGAATTCACGACCGAGCCCTTCGACCTGGACGAAGCACCCGCGCACGCGCTGGTGGCCCGCGAGGTCATCGAGGCGGCCGGACTGGACGAGGTGGACGTCGGCCCCTTCGGCAACACCGCGGAAGGCGGCGCCGACCGGGTCCTGACCGCCGTCGACGCCCTGCTGCGCAAGGCCCTGCAGGCCGGCGCCACGCGGGTCTCGCTCCAGGTCAACGTGGTCGGGGAGGGCGAGCGGTGA
- a CDS encoding helix-turn-helix domain-containing protein, whose translation MTGAGDEPFIAAVKPLIDAIGGDMLPPDEAGPDDVVLSWEGADVVAVRLPQLADSLDHILAAMERKRGKPLAELDRKAKQEVVRTLEARGAFAVRHGVETVAGALGVSRFTVYNYLNREKGA comes from the coding sequence GTGACCGGGGCCGGTGACGAGCCCTTCATCGCGGCCGTGAAGCCGCTGATCGACGCCATCGGCGGCGACATGCTGCCGCCGGACGAGGCCGGTCCGGACGACGTGGTGCTCTCCTGGGAGGGCGCCGACGTGGTCGCCGTCCGCCTGCCGCAGCTCGCGGACTCCCTCGACCACATCCTGGCCGCCATGGAGCGCAAGCGGGGCAAGCCGCTCGCCGAACTGGACCGCAAGGCCAAGCAGGAGGTCGTCCGGACGCTGGAGGCGCGGGGCGCCTTCGCCGTCCGGCACGGCGTGGAAACCGTGGCCGGCGCCCTCGGCGTCAGCCGCTTCACGGTCTACAACTACCTCAACCGCGAGAAGGGGGCCTGA
- the uraD gene encoding 2-oxo-4-hydroxy-4-carboxy-5-ureidoimidazoline decarboxylase yields MTSTSTPPGLARFNDLEEPAAFAALHEACASTAWAKRLLAARPYASAEDLYTASDAAMAELSAEDLAEAMAGHPPIGRPKPGDPTSAREQRGMAGASGELKAEMLELNLAYQEKFGHVFLICATGRTGEQMRDAVKERIGNTPEREREIVRSELGKINRIRLARLVEEDA; encoded by the coding sequence GTGACTTCCACTTCCACGCCGCCGGGTCTGGCCCGGTTCAACGACCTGGAGGAGCCCGCGGCCTTCGCCGCACTCCACGAGGCGTGCGCCTCCACCGCCTGGGCGAAGCGGCTGCTCGCCGCCCGACCCTACGCCTCGGCCGAGGACCTGTACACGGCCAGCGACGCCGCGATGGCCGAGCTGTCCGCAGAGGACCTCGCGGAGGCGATGGCCGGGCACCCGCCGATCGGCCGCCCCAAGCCCGGCGACCCGACCTCCGCCCGCGAGCAGCGCGGCATGGCCGGCGCCTCCGGGGAACTCAAGGCGGAGATGCTCGAACTGAACCTGGCCTACCAGGAGAAGTTCGGCCACGTCTTCCTGATCTGCGCCACCGGCCGGACCGGCGAGCAGATGCGGGACGCGGTCAAGGAGCGGATCGGCAACACGCCGGAGCGGGAGCGGGAGATCGTCCGCTCGGAACTGGGGAAGATCAACCGCATCCGCCTGGCCCGACTCGTCGAAGAGGACGCCTGA
- the uraH gene encoding hydroxyisourate hydrolase: MSTSSTASVSTHILDTSVGRPAEGVAVHLSARSGGSAHDGQGGDWQALGGSVTDADGRCKDLPALPEGTTHVRLDFAVEPYFEKKQADAQQDAPANRDSGAAVFFPEVAITFAVVPGEHYHVPLLLNPFGYSVYRGS; the protein is encoded by the coding sequence ATGAGCACCAGCAGCACCGCCTCCGTGTCCACGCACATCCTGGACACCTCCGTCGGCCGCCCCGCCGAGGGCGTCGCCGTCCACCTCTCCGCGCGCAGCGGGGGGTCCGCCCATGACGGGCAGGGAGGGGACTGGCAGGCGCTCGGCGGATCGGTGACCGACGCCGACGGCCGGTGCAAGGACCTTCCGGCGCTGCCGGAGGGGACGACCCACGTGCGGCTCGACTTCGCCGTCGAGCCGTACTTCGAGAAGAAGCAAGCCGATGCGCAGCAGGACGCCCCCGCGAACCGGGACAGCGGTGCCGCGGTGTTCTTCCCGGAGGTGGCGATCACGTTCGCCGTCGTACCGGGCGAGCACTACCACGTGCCGCTGCTGCTCAACCCGTTCGGCTACTCCGTTTACCGAGGGAGCTAG
- the pucL gene encoding factor-independent urate hydroxylase: MPTILGQNQYGKAENRVVKITRDGATHHIKDLNVSVALSGDMEDVHYSGSNANCLPTDTTKNTVYAFAKEYGIESAEQFGIHLARHFVTSQEPIHRARIRIEEYAWERIETSDANSKFIGADEVKHSFVRKGQETRLTQITFDGENWEVVSGLKDLIVMNSTNSEFWGYVKDKYTTLQEAYDRILATQVSGRWRFNWSDDEQKMPNWEKSYEQVKKHMLQAFAETYSLSLQQTLYQMGARIINNRSEIDEVRFSLPNKHHFLVDLEPFGLKNDNEVYFAADRPYGLIEATILRDGCEARIPVDMTNL, translated from the coding sequence ATGCCCACGATCCTGGGACAGAACCAGTACGGCAAGGCCGAGAACCGAGTCGTAAAGATCACGCGGGACGGCGCCACCCACCACATCAAGGACCTGAACGTCTCCGTGGCCCTGAGCGGCGACATGGAGGACGTGCACTACTCCGGCTCGAACGCCAACTGCCTGCCGACCGACACCACCAAGAACACGGTGTACGCGTTCGCCAAGGAGTACGGCATCGAGTCCGCCGAGCAGTTCGGCATCCACCTCGCCCGGCACTTCGTCACCAGCCAGGAGCCGATCCACCGGGCGCGGATCCGCATCGAGGAGTACGCCTGGGAGCGGATCGAGACCTCCGACGCCAACAGCAAGTTCATCGGCGCCGACGAGGTCAAGCACTCCTTCGTGCGCAAGGGGCAGGAGACCCGCCTCACCCAGATCACCTTCGACGGTGAGAACTGGGAGGTCGTCTCCGGCCTGAAGGACCTGATCGTGATGAACTCGACCAACTCCGAGTTCTGGGGCTACGTCAAGGACAAGTACACGACCCTCCAGGAGGCGTACGACCGCATCCTGGCCACGCAGGTCTCCGGCCGCTGGCGGTTCAACTGGAGCGACGACGAGCAGAAGATGCCCAACTGGGAGAAGTCCTACGAGCAGGTCAAAAAGCACATGCTCCAGGCCTTCGCGGAGACCTACTCGCTCTCGCTCCAGCAGACGCTGTACCAGATGGGCGCGCGGATCATCAACAACCGCAGCGAGATCGACGAGGTCCGCTTCTCCCTCCCGAACAAGCACCACTTCCTGGTGGACCTGGAGCCGTTCGGGCTGAAGAACGACAACGAGGTGTACTTCGCCGCGGACCGCCCCTACGGCCTGATCGAGGCCACCATCCTGCGGGACGGCTGCGAGGCCCGTATCCCGGTCGACATGACCAACCTCTGA
- a CDS encoding nucleobase:cation symporter-2 family protein produces MAQPAREPAKGSCSTPPVHTEDAVTSVHPVDEKLHPSRLVPAALQHIAAMYAGVVTPPLIIGQACGLDLAARTRLIAASLLIAGIATIVQTIGVKGFVGNRLPFVNAASSAGIAPILAIAETSDPGRQLPAVYGAVMAAGVFCLAVGPFFGRLLRFFPPLVTGVVITLIGVTLMPVPVGWAQGGDATAADFGAMRHLALAGFTLAVILLVQRFGRGFLKQVALLVGLLVGTLAAVPLGMADFRALTSAPVAALPAPFAFGAPEFHPAAILSLCIVMLVLMTESSAGMLALGEICDRRADARTITRGLRTDGIATLVGPVFGGFPTSAFAQNVGVVSLTWVRSRYVVAVAGATLLVLGAFPVLGAVVSLVPMPVLGGAGIVLFGSIAVSGIRTLAEAGLDDSSNIILVAVALGAGIIPLAAPTFYAGFPAWAQTVLGSGISAGALAAVTLNLFFHHLGTRAGQPAPALKSS; encoded by the coding sequence ATGGCACAGCCTGCAAGGGAGCCGGCGAAAGGCTCCTGTTCCACCCCGCCGGTGCACACCGAGGACGCCGTCACGTCCGTGCACCCGGTGGACGAGAAGCTCCACCCCTCGCGGCTCGTCCCCGCCGCGCTCCAGCACATCGCCGCCATGTACGCGGGCGTCGTCACTCCTCCGCTCATCATCGGCCAGGCCTGCGGCCTCGACCTCGCGGCCCGCACCCGGCTGATCGCCGCGTCGCTGCTCATCGCGGGCATCGCGACCATCGTCCAGACCATCGGCGTCAAGGGCTTCGTCGGCAACCGGCTGCCCTTCGTCAACGCCGCCTCCTCGGCCGGCATCGCCCCGATCCTCGCCATCGCGGAGACCAGCGACCCCGGGCGCCAACTCCCCGCCGTCTACGGCGCGGTGATGGCCGCCGGTGTCTTCTGCCTGGCGGTCGGGCCGTTCTTCGGCCGGCTGCTGCGCTTCTTCCCGCCCCTGGTCACCGGCGTGGTGATCACCCTGATCGGTGTCACGCTGATGCCCGTCCCGGTGGGCTGGGCGCAGGGCGGCGACGCGACCGCCGCCGACTTCGGCGCCATGAGGCACCTGGCGCTCGCCGGATTCACCCTCGCCGTCATCCTCCTCGTGCAGCGCTTCGGCCGCGGCTTCCTCAAGCAGGTCGCCCTGCTCGTCGGCCTGCTCGTGGGCACCCTGGCCGCCGTCCCCCTCGGCATGGCCGACTTCCGGGCCCTCACGTCCGCGCCGGTCGCCGCGCTGCCCGCCCCGTTCGCCTTCGGCGCGCCCGAGTTCCACCCCGCGGCGATCCTGTCGCTGTGCATCGTGATGCTGGTGCTGATGACCGAGTCGTCCGCCGGCATGCTCGCCCTGGGCGAGATCTGCGACCGCCGCGCGGACGCGAGGACCATCACCCGCGGCCTGCGCACCGACGGCATCGCCACCCTCGTCGGCCCGGTCTTCGGCGGCTTCCCCACCTCCGCCTTCGCGCAGAACGTCGGTGTCGTCTCGCTCACCTGGGTGCGCAGCCGGTACGTCGTCGCCGTCGCCGGCGCCACCCTGCTGGTCCTGGGCGCCTTCCCGGTGCTCGGCGCGGTCGTCTCGCTGGTTCCCATGCCGGTCCTCGGCGGCGCGGGGATCGTCCTGTTCGGCTCGATCGCCGTCAGCGGCATCCGCACCCTGGCCGAGGCGGGCCTGGACGACAGCTCCAACATCATCCTGGTGGCCGTCGCGCTCGGCGCCGGCATCATCCCGCTGGCCGCCCCCACCTTCTACGCCGGCTTCCCGGCCTGGGCGCAGACCGTGCTGGGCTCCGGGATCAGCGCCGGCGCGCTCGCCGCGGTCACCCTCAACCTGTTCTTCCACCATCTCGGCACCCGGGCCGGGCAACCGGCTCCGGCACTCAAATCCTCCTAG
- a CDS encoding 8-oxoguanine deaminase: MAPPAAQRVVIENCAIATVDAAGTEYASGHLVLAGNRIESVGAGRAPEGLENVARRIDASGHLATPGLVNTHHHFYQWLTRGLATDHNLFDWLVALYPTWARIDERMTYAAAQGSLAMMARGGVTTAMDHHYVFPRGCGDLSGSIIRAAAETGVRFTLARGSMDRGEKDGGLPPDFAVETLEGALAATEETVREHHDASFDAMTQVAVAPCSPFSVSTELMREGAELARRLGVRLHTHGSETVEEEKFCHELFGMGPTEYFESTGWLGEDVWMAHCVHMSDSDIAAFARTKTGVAHCPSSNARLAAGIARVPDLLKAGVPVGLGVDGTASNESGELHTELRNALLINRLGAHREAALTARQVLRLGTHGGARVLGRAEQIGSLEPGKLADVVLWKMDTLAHASIADPVTALVLGAAAPVTASFVNGRQIVDRGRLVAVDEDAVARSTREEAQRLARIAAQG; encoded by the coding sequence ATGGCACCACCGGCAGCCCAGCGCGTCGTCATCGAGAACTGCGCGATCGCCACCGTGGACGCGGCCGGCACCGAGTACGCCTCCGGGCACCTGGTCCTCGCCGGCAACCGCATCGAGTCGGTCGGCGCGGGCAGGGCCCCCGAGGGGCTGGAGAACGTGGCCCGCCGGATCGACGCGAGCGGCCACCTGGCCACCCCCGGTCTGGTCAACACCCACCATCACTTCTACCAGTGGCTCACCCGGGGCCTGGCCACCGACCACAACCTGTTCGACTGGCTCGTCGCGCTGTACCCGACGTGGGCGCGCATCGACGAGCGGATGACGTACGCCGCCGCGCAGGGCTCCCTCGCCATGATGGCCCGCGGCGGTGTCACCACCGCCATGGACCACCACTACGTCTTCCCGCGGGGCTGCGGCGACCTGTCCGGCTCGATCATCCGGGCCGCCGCCGAGACGGGCGTACGGTTCACGCTGGCCCGCGGCTCGATGGACCGGGGCGAGAAGGACGGCGGCCTGCCCCCGGACTTCGCCGTCGAGACGCTGGAGGGCGCGCTCGCCGCCACCGAGGAGACCGTGCGGGAGCACCACGACGCCTCCTTCGACGCCATGACCCAGGTCGCGGTCGCCCCCTGCTCGCCGTTCTCCGTCTCCACCGAACTCATGCGCGAGGGCGCCGAGCTGGCGCGCCGCCTCGGCGTACGGCTGCACACCCACGGCTCCGAGACGGTGGAGGAGGAGAAGTTCTGCCACGAGCTGTTCGGCATGGGGCCGACCGAGTACTTCGAGTCCACCGGCTGGCTCGGCGAGGACGTGTGGATGGCGCACTGCGTCCACATGTCCGACTCCGACATCGCCGCCTTCGCCCGCACGAAGACCGGTGTCGCCCACTGCCCGTCGTCCAACGCCCGCCTCGCCGCCGGCATCGCCCGCGTCCCCGACCTGCTGAAGGCGGGCGTCCCGGTCGGCCTCGGCGTGGACGGCACCGCCTCCAACGAGTCCGGCGAACTCCACACCGAACTGCGCAACGCCCTGCTGATCAACCGCCTCGGCGCGCACCGGGAAGCGGCGCTGACGGCCCGCCAGGTGCTGCGCCTCGGCACCCACGGCGGCGCGCGGGTCCTCGGCCGGGCCGAGCAGATCGGCTCCCTGGAGCCGGGCAAGCTGGCCGACGTGGTGCTGTGGAAGATGGACACCCTCGCCCACGCCTCCATCGCCGACCCGGTGACAGCCCTGGTCCTCGGTGCCGCGGCCCCGGTCACCGCCTCCTTCGTGAACGGCCGGCAGATCGTCGACCGGGGCCGTCTGGTCGCCGTCGACGAGGACGCCGTCGCCCGCTCCACCCGCGAGGAGGCCCAGCGCCTGGCGCGCATCGCCGCACAGGGCTGA
- a CDS encoding nucleobase:cation symporter-2 family protein: MATTGLQHVAAMYAGVVAPPLIVGAAIGLSGTELTFLTGACLFTAGLATFLQTLGVWKIGARLPFVNGVTFAGVAPMTAIVASTDDKSDALPVIFGAVIVAGVLGFFASPFFSKAVRFFPPVVTGTVITLIGISLLPVAFGWAQGSSPTADDFGSATNLGLAGVTLLIVLLLRRFTRGFVKQIAVLLGLVAGTLIAIPLGVTDFSPVADADIVGFPTPFHFGAPQFQLAAILSLCVVMVVSMTESTADMLALGEIVDRPADEKTIAAGLRADTLGSAISPLFNGFMCSAFAQNIGLVAMTRIRSRFVVAAGGGFLVLMGLCPVAASLIAVVPRPVLGGAGVVLFGSVAASGIQTLVRAGLDKDNNVLIVAVSLAVGVIPITAPEFYHAFPETAKIVLDSGISTGCVAAVLLNFVFNHLGKGHDDQDVTHPMEAGEEITGATTRAPATS; encoded by the coding sequence ATGGCGACCACCGGTCTCCAGCACGTGGCCGCCATGTACGCGGGGGTCGTCGCCCCGCCCCTGATCGTCGGCGCCGCCATCGGCCTGTCCGGCACCGAACTCACCTTCCTCACCGGCGCCTGCCTCTTCACCGCGGGTCTCGCCACCTTCCTGCAGACCCTCGGCGTCTGGAAGATCGGCGCCCGGCTGCCGTTCGTCAACGGCGTCACCTTCGCCGGTGTCGCCCCCATGACCGCGATCGTCGCCTCCACCGACGACAAGTCGGACGCGCTGCCCGTCATCTTCGGCGCGGTCATCGTCGCCGGCGTGCTCGGCTTCTTCGCGTCCCCCTTCTTCAGCAAGGCGGTCCGCTTCTTCCCGCCGGTCGTCACCGGCACCGTGATCACCCTGATCGGCATCTCGCTGCTCCCCGTGGCCTTCGGCTGGGCGCAGGGGTCCAGTCCCACCGCGGACGACTTCGGCTCCGCCACCAACCTGGGCCTGGCCGGGGTCACCCTGCTGATCGTGCTGCTGCTGCGCCGCTTCACCCGCGGGTTCGTCAAGCAGATCGCCGTGCTGCTCGGCCTGGTCGCGGGCACGCTCATCGCGATCCCGCTCGGCGTGACCGACTTCAGCCCCGTCGCGGACGCGGACATCGTCGGCTTCCCGACGCCGTTCCACTTCGGCGCCCCGCAGTTCCAGCTCGCCGCGATCCTGTCCCTGTGCGTCGTCATGGTCGTGTCGATGACCGAGTCGACCGCCGACATGCTCGCCCTCGGCGAGATCGTGGACCGCCCCGCGGACGAGAAGACCATCGCGGCCGGTCTGCGCGCCGACACGCTCGGCTCGGCGATCAGCCCCCTGTTCAACGGCTTCATGTGCAGCGCCTTCGCGCAGAACATCGGCCTGGTCGCGATGACCCGGATCCGCAGCCGGTTCGTCGTCGCCGCCGGCGGTGGCTTCCTGGTGCTGATGGGCCTGTGCCCGGTCGCCGCCTCGCTCATCGCCGTCGTCCCCCGGCCGGTCCTCGGCGGCGCGGGCGTGGTGCTGTTCGGCTCGGTCGCCGCGAGCGGCATCCAGACCCTGGTGCGCGCGGGCCTGGACAAGGACAACAACGTGCTGATCGTGGCGGTCTCGCTGGCCGTCGGCGTCATCCCGATCACCGCGCCGGAGTTCTACCACGCCTTCCCGGAGACCGCGAAGATCGTGCTGGACTCCGGGATCTCGACCGGCTGTGTCGCCGCGGTCCTGCTGAACTTCGTCTTCAACCACCTCGGCAAGGGCCACGACGACCAGGACGTCACCCACCCGATGGAAGCGGGGGAGGAGATCACCGGGGCGACGACCCGGGCCCCGGCCACTTCATGA
- a CDS encoding exonuclease, whose protein sequence is MTARRGRSSLYISVDIEADGPIPGPYSLLSLGAAVAGVQDQDGFTPADPERRTFYRELRPIGDDFVPEALAVSGLDRDRLRREGLDPALALAQFSRWVREVSADAGAQPVMCGYPASYDWTFLYWYLIRFTGDSPFGHSGCLDMKTLYATKAGVPLRAVAKRGMPPALLPRRRHTHHALDDAVEQAELFANLMKWPGPGSSPR, encoded by the coding sequence ATGACAGCGCGACGCGGCAGGTCCAGCCTGTACATCTCGGTCGACATCGAGGCCGACGGCCCCATCCCCGGACCGTACTCCCTGCTCAGCCTGGGCGCGGCGGTCGCCGGGGTGCAGGACCAGGACGGGTTCACGCCCGCCGACCCGGAGCGGCGGACCTTCTACCGCGAACTGCGGCCGATCGGCGACGACTTCGTTCCCGAGGCGCTGGCGGTGAGCGGGCTGGACCGCGACCGGCTGCGCCGCGAGGGCCTCGACCCGGCGCTCGCGCTCGCGCAGTTCAGCCGCTGGGTGCGCGAGGTGAGCGCCGACGCGGGGGCCCAGCCGGTGATGTGCGGCTACCCGGCGTCGTACGACTGGACGTTCCTCTACTGGTATCTGATCCGCTTCACCGGCGACAGCCCGTTCGGGCACTCCGGCTGTCTGGACATGAAGACGCTGTACGCCACGAAGGCCGGGGTGCCGCTGAGGGCGGTCGCCAAGCGCGGCATGCCGCCCGCCCTGCTGCCACGGCGCCGCCACACCCATCATGCGCTGGACGACGCCGTGGAACAGGCGGAGTTGTTCGCCAACCTCATGAAGTGGCCGGGGCCCGGGTCGTCGCCCCGGTGA
- a CDS encoding acyl-CoA thioesterase, translated as MSKPYSVPVTVRGYETDAQGHLNQAVYLNYAEHARWSLLQAAGIRQADLQAKGMGPVALETTIRYRRELLAGDEVEVTCAFEWGVGKTFRIRQSIVKADGTVAAEVEALGGLLDLKARTLLPEPRERFKELAAEPALFGL; from the coding sequence GTGAGCAAGCCGTATTCCGTGCCAGTGACCGTCCGCGGGTACGAGACCGACGCCCAGGGCCACCTGAACCAGGCGGTCTATCTCAACTACGCGGAGCACGCCCGCTGGTCCCTGCTGCAGGCGGCGGGCATCCGGCAGGCCGACCTCCAGGCCAAGGGGATGGGCCCGGTGGCGCTGGAGACGACCATCCGGTACCGGCGCGAGCTGCTCGCGGGCGACGAGGTCGAGGTGACCTGCGCGTTCGAGTGGGGCGTGGGCAAGACCTTCCGGATCCGGCAGAGCATCGTCAAGGCCGACGGCACGGTCGCCGCGGAGGTCGAGGCGCTCGGCGGACTGCTGGACCTGAAGGCCCGCACGCTGCTCCCCGAGCCCCGCGAACGCTTCAAGGAACTGGCCGCCGAACCGGCCCTGTTCGGTCTCTGA
- a CDS encoding histidine phosphatase family protein, producing the protein MGDLFLVRHGETEWSRSGRHTGLTDVPLTERGREEARRLVPLVRSHRIGAAFVSPLQRARETAELIGLHEVRVDADLREWDYGAYEGVTTVEIQRERPDWFLFRDGVAPGPPEHPGESPEQVGERADRMLAKVDAALANTEGGVVLVAHGHFLRVLTARRLGLPPADGALFQLATGALCRLSTEHGRPVVAGWNVRPPS; encoded by the coding sequence ATGGGTGATCTCTTTCTGGTGCGGCACGGTGAGACCGAGTGGTCGCGGTCCGGGCGGCACACCGGGCTGACGGACGTTCCGCTGACCGAGCGCGGGCGGGAGGAGGCGCGGCGGCTGGTGCCGCTGGTGCGGTCGCACCGGATCGGGGCCGCGTTCGTCAGCCCCCTCCAGCGGGCCCGGGAGACGGCGGAGCTCATCGGACTGCACGAGGTGCGGGTGGACGCGGATCTGCGGGAGTGGGACTACGGCGCCTACGAGGGCGTCACCACCGTCGAGATCCAGCGGGAGCGGCCGGACTGGTTCCTGTTCCGCGACGGCGTCGCGCCGGGCCCGCCGGAGCATCCCGGGGAGTCGCCCGAGCAGGTCGGGGAGCGGGCGGACCGGATGCTGGCCAAGGTGGACGCCGCGCTCGCCAACACCGAGGGGGGTGTGGTGCTCGTCGCGCACGGGCACTTCCTGCGCGTGCTGACCGCGCGCCGGCTCGGCCTGCCCCCGGCGGACGGCGCGCTGTTCCAGCTGGCCACGGGCGCGCTGTGCCGGCTGAGCACCGAGCACGGGCGGCCGGTGGTCGCGGGCTGGAATGTCAGACCCCCGTCGTAG
- a CDS encoding pyridoxal phosphate-dependent aminotransferase: protein MEFRQSSKLSEVCYEIRGPVIEHADALEEAGHSVLRLNTGNPALFGFEAPEEILQDMIRMLPRAHGYTDSRGVLSARRAVAQRYQTLGLEVDVDDVFLGNGVSELVSMAVQALVEDGDEILIPAPDFPLWTAVTTLAGGRAVHYLCDEQAEWYPDLADMESKITDRTKAVVVINPNNPTGAVYPKEIVEGILDLARRHGLMVLADEIYDRILYDDAEHHSAAALAPDLVVLTFCGLSKTYRVAGFRSGWLVVTGPKQHARDYLEGLTMLASMRLCANAPAQYAIQAALGGRQSITDLTAPGGRLREQRDVAWEKLNEIPGVSCVKPKGALYAFARLDPKVHRIHDDEKFVLDLLLREKIQVVQGTGFNWPAPDHFRILTLPHADVLEAAIGRIGRFLSGYRQ from the coding sequence ATGGAGTTCCGGCAGTCGAGCAAGCTCAGCGAGGTCTGTTACGAGATCCGCGGCCCGGTGATCGAGCACGCCGACGCACTGGAGGAGGCGGGCCACAGCGTGCTGCGCCTGAACACCGGCAACCCGGCCCTGTTCGGCTTCGAGGCGCCCGAGGAGATCCTCCAGGACATGATCCGGATGCTGCCGCGGGCGCACGGCTACACCGACTCGCGCGGCGTCCTCTCCGCCCGCCGCGCGGTCGCCCAGCGCTACCAGACGCTCGGCCTGGAGGTGGACGTCGACGACGTCTTCCTCGGCAACGGGGTCTCGGAGCTGGTGTCGATGGCCGTCCAGGCGCTGGTCGAGGACGGCGACGAGATCCTGATCCCCGCCCCGGACTTCCCGCTGTGGACGGCGGTGACGACCCTCGCCGGCGGCAGGGCGGTCCACTACCTGTGCGACGAGCAGGCCGAGTGGTACCCGGACCTCGCCGACATGGAGTCGAAGATCACCGACCGCACCAAGGCGGTCGTCGTCATCAACCCCAACAACCCCACCGGGGCGGTCTATCCCAAGGAGATCGTCGAGGGCATCCTCGACCTCGCGCGCCGGCACGGCCTGATGGTCCTCGCCGACGAGATCTACGACCGGATCCTCTACGACGACGCCGAACACCACTCGGCCGCCGCTCTCGCCCCCGACCTCGTGGTCCTCACCTTCTGCGGCCTGTCGAAGACCTACCGGGTGGCGGGCTTCCGCTCCGGCTGGCTGGTGGTGACGGGTCCGAAGCAGCACGCCAGGGACTACCTGGAGGGCCTCACCATGCTGGCCTCCATGCGGCTGTGCGCCAACGCCCCCGCCCAGTACGCCATCCAGGCGGCGCTCGGCGGCCGCCAGTCCATCACCGACCTCACCGCGCCCGGCGGGCGCCTGCGCGAACAGCGTGACGTGGCGTGGGAGAAGCTGAACGAGATCCCCGGCGTGTCCTGCGTGAAGCCCAAGGGCGCGCTGTACGCCTTCGCGCGCCTCGACCCCAAGGTGCACAGGATCCACGACGACGAGAAGTTCGTCCTCGACCTGCTCCTGCGCGAGAAGATCCAGGTCGTCCAGGGCACCGGCTTCAACTGGCCCGCCCCCGACCACTTCCGCATCCTCACCCTCCCGCACGCGGACGTCCTGGAGGCGGCGATCGGCCGGATCGGGCGGTTCCTGAGCGGATACCGGCAGTAG